From Micromonospora echinaurantiaca:
CCGGGCTCGGTGGTGACCGTGGAGTACCGCCGCGGCTCGGACCGGCTGAACGCGTCGGTGACGCTCGCCGCAGACGCGAAGTAGCGGGCGGTCACCCCCTCCCGGTCCGGCGCCCGACGTGCGTAGTCTTGCTGCTGACGCCGAGAGGGGGCCCGCAGTGCTCGACAACCTGAACATGTGGGAGATCGGTGGGCTGCTGCTCCTGGCGCTGCTGATCTTCGGCGACCGGCTGCCCGCGGTGATCAACGACGGCCTGCGGATGGTGCGCAACCTGCGCAACATGGCCCGCAACGCCACCACTGACCTGAGCAAGGAGCTGGGCACCGACATCCAGCTGGAGGATCTGCACCCCAAGGCGTTCATCCGCAAGCACCTGCTCAGCGAGGAGGACGAGCAGGCGATCCGGAAGCCGCTGCAGGGCGTCTACGACAATCTGCGGGCCGACGTCACCGGCGTGCACAACGAGCTGAAGGACGTCGCCAACGCCGC
This genomic window contains:
- a CDS encoding Sec-independent protein translocase family protein, translating into MLDNLNMWEIGGLLLLALLIFGDRLPAVINDGLRMVRNLRNMARNATTDLSKELGTDIQLEDLHPKAFIRKHLLSEEDEQAIRKPLQGVYDNLRADVTGVHNELKDVANAADPRSNGGRPATATGGAPAPAPRVSYDDAT